In Bacillota bacterium, a genomic segment contains:
- a CDS encoding HD domain-containing protein produces the protein MRVKVIAATGMRLAAPVFGERGLLLAAGTLVLPEHVERLADAGIRYVVVEDPRLAGLELPEGVPEHLLAALRKRYRVLWEQALALGGAVPPGGVRWKVSWEELRDLALQVVEHLGRCKPGSLWVGGEGRPEDHAADAAVLCGYLSRFAGLWGQAVDLVLAGLLHDLGEAVNPGPEHCRTGVALLRSWPVTAFVQAAVAGHHGGRASWSGVALLTVVEHYLSLLLGGRSPGAAWQAVLAAEDSDRRVVSAFRCWFAPYPVGCVVKLDAGREGVVVGYSGGMPHRPVVQPFGAGEATDLSRPEHFAELLV, from the coding sequence GTGCGCGTGAAAGTGATTGCTGCAACCGGAATGCGCCTGGCAGCGCCGGTGTTCGGTGAACGTGGCCTGCTGCTTGCCGCGGGGACGCTGGTTTTGCCGGAGCACGTCGAAAGACTTGCCGATGCCGGAATCCGGTATGTGGTAGTCGAGGACCCACGGCTGGCTGGGCTGGAGCTGCCCGAGGGAGTCCCCGAACACCTCCTAGCCGCGCTCAGGAAGAGGTACCGGGTTCTGTGGGAGCAGGCACTGGCGCTCGGCGGGGCGGTCCCGCCGGGCGGTGTGCGCTGGAAGGTGTCGTGGGAGGAACTGCGGGACCTTGCTCTACAGGTGGTGGAACACCTCGGCCGGTGTAAGCCGGGTTCCCTCTGGGTGGGAGGCGAAGGCAGGCCGGAAGACCATGCGGCGGACGCCGCCGTCCTGTGCGGCTACCTGTCCCGGTTCGCCGGCCTGTGGGGGCAGGCGGTGGACCTCGTGCTGGCCGGACTGTTGCACGACCTCGGGGAAGCAGTGAATCCCGGGCCGGAACACTGCCGGACGGGTGTGGCGCTGCTGAGAAGCTGGCCGGTTACGGCATTCGTGCAGGCGGCGGTGGCCGGCCACCATGGCGGGCGGGCTTCCTGGTCCGGCGTGGCTCTGTTGACGGTGGTGGAGCATTACCTGAGCCTGCTCCTCGGAGGGCGTTCTCCCGGTGCCGCCTGGCAGGCGGTACTCGCGGCGGAGGATTCGGACCGCAGGGTGGTTTCGGCCTTCCGGTGCTGGTTTGCGCCGTACCCGGTGGGCTGCGTGGTGAAGCTGGACGCAGGGCGAGAAGGCGTGGTCGTGGGGTACAGCGGTGGTATGCCCCACCGCCCGGTGGTGCAGCCGTTTGGAGCGGGAGAGGCTACGGACCTGAGCCGGCCCGAGCACTTCGCGGAGCTGCTGGTCTAG